A region from the Thermococcus sp. Bubb.Bath genome encodes:
- a CDS encoding DUF257 family protein, which yields MSLRDSIMVEIWEGVKPGETVLFERSGEGSIGIGVYHTTLWAQERGMKIIVVDILDAYSTLISKMKLMGMEIGTLDNVDVIKLGGANRGGNVRVKIDDISEPVILSKKFNETYRMVLSDTEGPVLTLTFGLEKLFTALNLSEHAIQLIINQLAKYIGDERRITILLINNNALPEERKFVVKLLEDMATTVIRTSRVGRMTEFHIVKSLNRDLEGVMLRI from the coding sequence ATGAGTCTTAGGGATAGCATAATGGTCGAGATATGGGAGGGTGTCAAACCCGGGGAAACGGTGCTCTTTGAGAGGAGCGGAGAGGGCAGCATAGGGATTGGAGTGTACCATACTACACTGTGGGCGCAGGAGAGGGGAATGAAAATCATCGTAGTGGACATCCTGGACGCGTATTCAACCCTGATCTCGAAGATGAAACTGATGGGGATGGAAATCGGCACCCTGGACAACGTGGATGTGATAAAACTCGGCGGGGCCAACAGAGGGGGAAACGTGAGGGTTAAGATAGATGATATCTCCGAGCCAGTGATACTGTCGAAGAAGTTCAACGAGACTTACCGGATGGTTCTTTCTGATACGGAGGGGCCGGTTTTAACCCTCACCTTTGGACTTGAGAAGCTGTTCACAGCCCTGAACCTCTCGGAACATGCGATCCAACTCATAATCAACCAGCTTGCCAAGTACATAGGGGACGAAAGGAGAATCACGATACTCCTCATAAACAACAATGCCCTCCCGGAGGAGCGCAAATTTGTGGTGAAGCTGCTTGAAGACATGGCAACCACAGTCATACGAACCTCTAGGGTGGGCAGAATGACGGAGTTTCACATCGTAAAGTCCCTAAACAGGGACCTAGAGGGGGTCATGCTGAGGATTTAA
- a CDS encoding TIGR00269 family protein gives MKCKFCERPAFIKLHYPKMYLCKEHFIEYFERKVKRTIKRYKMLKPDERVLVVVSGGKDSAVTAYVLKKLGYNIECLHINLGIGEYSEKGERYAKTQCEKIGAPLHIVRIKELLGYGIGEVRTRRPTCSYCGLTKRYIFNKFAYDNGFDAVATGHNLDDEASFIFNNIMNWNTQYLAKQGPVTPSGFKGKLVKKVKPLYELTEREVVAYALANGIEYEIDECPHARGATTLEWKAILNEMEEKRPGTKINFVKGYLRKKGLFEAELEERELRECKVCGMPSSGEVCSFCRFWGLEEPIDFRLEKEDEE, from the coding sequence ATGAAATGCAAGTTCTGTGAGAGACCGGCGTTCATCAAGCTTCATTACCCTAAAATGTACCTCTGCAAGGAGCATTTTATAGAATACTTCGAGAGGAAGGTGAAGAGGACGATAAAGCGCTATAAAATGTTAAAGCCAGACGAGAGGGTTCTGGTCGTCGTCTCGGGCGGCAAAGACTCGGCCGTTACCGCCTACGTCCTCAAAAAGCTTGGATACAACATTGAGTGCCTCCACATAAACCTCGGCATCGGCGAGTACTCAGAAAAGGGAGAGCGCTACGCGAAGACCCAGTGCGAGAAGATAGGCGCTCCCTTGCATATCGTCAGAATAAAAGAGCTGCTCGGTTACGGAATAGGCGAGGTTAGGACGAGAAGACCGACATGCTCTTACTGTGGCTTAACCAAGCGCTACATCTTCAACAAGTTCGCCTACGACAACGGCTTCGACGCGGTAGCCACCGGCCACAACCTGGACGACGAGGCGAGCTTCATCTTCAACAACATAATGAACTGGAACACGCAGTATTTAGCAAAGCAGGGACCGGTTACGCCGTCCGGATTCAAAGGGAAGCTCGTTAAGAAGGTAAAGCCCCTCTACGAGCTCACGGAGAGGGAGGTAGTTGCCTACGCTCTTGCGAATGGCATAGAGTACGAGATAGACGAGTGCCCGCACGCGAGGGGGGCGACGACCCTCGAATGGAAGGCCATCCTCAACGAGATGGAGGAGAAGAGGCCCGGAACGAAGATAAACTTCGTCAAGGGTTATCTGAGGAAGAAGGGTCTCTTTGAGGCAGAACTGGAGGAAAGGGAGCTCAGGGAGTGCAAGGTATGTGGGATGCCTTCGAGCGGGGAAGTGTGCTCTTTCTGCCGGTTCTGGGGGCTGGAGGAGCCGATTGACTTCAGATTGGAAAAAGAGGATGAGGAATAA
- a CDS encoding CDP-2,3-bis-(O-geranylgeranyl)-sn-glycerol synthase — translation MGWLSSLLWALWYILPAYFANASPVLVGGGRPIDGGRNWRDGKRILGDGKTWRGFIGGVSIGTLVGALQYFITPGFYGSLQNTLLLAFLLSFGALIGDLVGSFIKRRLDLPRGYPAVGLDQLGFLISAMAFAYPVKTISSGQMLFLLIFTPLVHWSANYFAYKMGWKSVPW, via the coding sequence ATGGGATGGCTTTCATCACTCCTCTGGGCTCTCTGGTACATCCTTCCAGCTTACTTTGCCAACGCTTCCCCTGTTCTCGTCGGAGGCGGGAGACCAATAGACGGCGGCAGGAACTGGCGGGATGGGAAGAGAATCCTTGGCGACGGAAAAACTTGGAGGGGCTTCATCGGTGGCGTCTCCATCGGAACCCTCGTTGGTGCTCTTCAGTACTTCATAACTCCCGGTTTCTACGGCTCCCTTCAAAATACTCTCCTGCTGGCTTTCCTCCTCTCCTTCGGTGCCCTCATCGGTGACCTCGTGGGGAGCTTCATAAAGCGCCGCCTCGACCTTCCGCGGGGATACCCTGCAGTTGGCCTCGACCAGCTCGGCTTCCTGATAAGCGCGATGGCCTTTGCATATCCCGTGAAGACAATTTCCTCCGGCCAGATGCTCTTCCTCCTCATCTTCACCCCGCTAGTTCACTGGTCTGCGAACTACTTCGCCTACAAAATGGGCTGGAAGAGCGTCCCCTGGTGA
- a CDS encoding tRNA (N(6)-L-threonylcarbamoyladenosine(37)-C(2))-methylthiotransferase — MVRVYVESYGCTRNKADGEIMEAILLKAGYELAESPDSADYVVVNTCAVKDPTEHKMARRIRELIDSGKKVIATGCLVHVNPDVIDKRVSGMLGVRSIDRIAEAIDVAERGGKLVSVESWKERKVDKLELPRLWKSGVVFVVPISEGCLNACTYCATRFARGVLKSYKPELVVKWIKEAIARGYKEIQLSSEDTGCYGFDIGTNLAKLLDEVTSIEGDFRIRVGMMNPNHVLKFLDELIEAYQDPKIYKFLHLPVQSGDNEVLRRMGRNYTVEEFEEIVREFRKKIPGLNLNTDIIVGFPGESDEAFQNTVELVKRVRPDKINVSRYSQRPGTIAAKWKQLPGWKVKERSRVLHRLRLQVAYEINQAYIGKNVEVLIHGPGEKGGVEGRTFNYKEIILDGGSPGEIATVRVDWAGSTYLRGK; from the coding sequence ATGGTAAGGGTTTACGTCGAGAGCTATGGTTGTACGAGGAACAAAGCGGACGGCGAGATAATGGAAGCAATTCTTCTCAAAGCCGGCTACGAGTTAGCTGAGAGTCCGGATAGCGCGGATTACGTCGTCGTCAACACCTGCGCCGTTAAAGACCCCACCGAGCACAAGATGGCGAGGAGGATTCGCGAGCTAATTGATTCTGGAAAGAAGGTCATCGCAACCGGATGTCTCGTCCACGTCAATCCCGATGTAATCGACAAACGCGTCTCCGGGATGCTCGGAGTTAGGAGCATAGACCGGATAGCCGAGGCAATAGACGTTGCAGAACGTGGCGGAAAGCTGGTTTCAGTTGAGAGCTGGAAAGAGAGGAAGGTAGACAAACTCGAACTCCCTAGGCTCTGGAAGTCCGGCGTCGTCTTCGTCGTCCCGATAAGTGAGGGCTGCCTCAACGCCTGCACCTACTGCGCCACCCGCTTTGCCAGGGGGGTTCTCAAGAGCTACAAGCCTGAACTCGTGGTTAAATGGATCAAAGAGGCCATAGCGAGGGGTTATAAGGAGATACAGCTCTCAAGCGAGGACACCGGCTGCTACGGCTTCGACATCGGCACGAATTTGGCAAAGCTCCTCGACGAGGTAACTTCCATCGAGGGCGACTTTCGCATCAGGGTCGGCATGATGAACCCAAATCACGTCCTAAAGTTCCTCGATGAACTGATAGAGGCTTACCAAGACCCGAAGATCTACAAATTCCTCCATCTGCCTGTTCAGAGCGGTGACAACGAGGTTCTTCGGAGGATGGGGAGGAACTACACCGTTGAGGAGTTCGAGGAGATCGTGAGGGAGTTCCGGAAGAAAATCCCTGGTTTGAACCTCAACACGGACATAATAGTTGGCTTCCCCGGTGAGAGCGATGAGGCCTTCCAGAACACCGTTGAGCTGGTAAAAAGAGTCAGACCGGACAAGATAAACGTCTCCCGCTACTCCCAGAGGCCGGGGACGATTGCGGCGAAGTGGAAGCAGCTGCCCGGCTGGAAGGTCAAGGAGCGCTCCCGGGTTCTGCACAGGCTCCGCCTCCAGGTTGCATATGAGATAAACCAAGCCTACATCGGAAAGAACGTTGAAGTCCTCATCCATGGCCCTGGTGAGAAGGGTGGGGTTGAGGGCAGGACTTTCAACTACAAGGAGATAATACTGGATGGTGGCTCTCCCGGCGAAATAGCTACTGTTAGGGTTGATTGGGCTGGCTCAACGTACCTGAGGGGAAAATAG